TTTCTCCAGAAGCAATATAAATTTGGATATTTCGATCAATCCCAAGTGCACTGAGGGTTAAGGCTGTTTCCTCAGGGGTCAACGGGCACAGGCCATCTCGTCGTTTAGCATCCGAGTCTATGATCTTTTCCTTCCACCAAGGGTacgagtacctgcattgcatattATTAAGCAATTCCAAGTCAGGAATCGACTCTATACGTGATATTTTTAACCACAAGTTAAGTTTAATTCTTCACCTCATTTCTGTCAGATTTCTAGCCTCATCTGCAGTGCAACCTTGAGTACAGCCTGAGAAAGCTAACATATCCATTTCATATCGAAGATGAAGCACCAGAAACGGGCCCTTTTTCCTCAGGATGCTGACAACCCTATCCCCCAATTCCTCAATTTGAGGAGTGAATTTCAATGCCTGAAAATTCACCTTACACCGTAACTTTTGAATGTCCAGAGGCAACCCATTATTCGCAAGCCGCGCATCAGTCTTATTCAAATGTACAATTTTATTCTTCATAAAGTATGGAAGGATCTGTTTTGGCATGGCAACATATAATTTGTCAGTATTAATACATGATGACAACATTAACCAATTACCATGACTGAATACATCCAAAGTTACAAATAATGTATATGATTTGAATCAAACTAACCTGGTTATTATAATATGAAAGGTCGGACCAGCTAACCGGAGCCAATGAATGAGCCGGCTTTTCTTCAATTCGACTCTTCATATGTGGAGGCAACTCTTTCAATATCCGAACTTCATCTCTCAATGAATTAATGAAATGGTCAACATCAAAAATGTCTTGGAAATCACtgaaagaataaaaacaaaccgATCAAAACAAGCTCTTTAAATTCTTAGTAATTTTTTCAACTTGAAAACTAGCATATGAAAATACCTAGGATCCTtccaaaatgatgttttatccaACTCTGGGACAATCAAGGTGACATTCAGATATCTTGCAATGGCAACCATATCACATATCTGCAAATAGAGTCAACTATAATGTTATTGGATGTCTAACTATGACAGCAATTACAACAACAAGTAAAATACAAATTAGACCATAAATTTGATTCAATTTAATACTTGTATTATGATCAACATACCGCGGCACGCATTTGATTAAGTCCACCATTGCAGGACACCATAAGATAACCATTGTTCTTATAAACCCCTGAAAAAAACAATTGCatttttacacataatcagCCTAAATTATACTTGCTTCCCAGAATACAACTAACTGCCAGTTCTAAACAATCACATGATTAAACCAACAAAACTACCGAAACTGCACAAAATTAATCAAACAGTAATGACAATTGAATTCCAAAAACTTTTTATTAAATACATGTCCAATAATGGAAAACATACAAAAGGAAATAAAACCTACAAAattatcacaattcacaaaaaTCAAATTAACCAAACTTTAGAGAAAATAGACAACCCTTTACCCAAAaagagaaaaagggaaaatcatgaagaagaagaaaaaaacttaCTTTTAGGGGGTCGAGCGATTTTGGGCAGGGCAACATCAACAACATTCATAGGTTCATCAAAACCTTTATTCTGGAAGCAACTAATAGGCCAACCTTTCATCACAGTTGGTTTCCAAGTATCAATCATTGTAGTACATATTAGCAAACATACCCACAAAAATAGTGTCATAAAACCCCTAATTGCCCATTGCTTCAATCTTCTAGATCGATGATTTGCCGCCATTGATGCTCTTAATTTATCAACTTTTGATGAATCACCCAATATATTTTCCAACTTTATATCCATCTTCCATTCTCTctcccctccaccaccaccaccaccgccgccgttaccaccattgttagcacCTTTTCTTTCCCGGATTAACTCACTTGATGATTCCTCGACTTTACACATGATTACTTTAAATTCTTGTGTTTTTGGCTTCTTTTCAACAATTCCCACCATTTATTGAACCCCAAAGTTTCAATCTTTCCCACTCATCCAGATTTATTCTCTGTATGTGATTATTGTGATTATGAGGCAATAACCAGGAAATTTAAGCAACTAAACAAACCAACAAACAAATGGGGACTGATTCaatgaattttaaaatataagaagatgccttgaatttatcaaaatTTAAGAGATTTTGCCTCGGAGTAAGTGATGAATCTgagtgaaaaaaaaacaaaaagaaattctcaaaaattaGTCAAAGAAATTACTAAAAACTTTTGTGAAATAAAAAACCCAGTGTGTGATGGATGAAATTTAGAGGAACCCCTTctcttatttataaattaaaaaaaattctccgAAACCTActagaaaaaacaaaaacaatgtggTATGATTTGATAATTAGAAGATCCCGGAAATTGTGACCGGAAAAGGAAGTGAAGAGAGAaaaaataggagagagaaaatatagaGAAGCAAAGAGAAGATATGAAGATGGAGAagtatttatgttggaatgaGAGGTTGAGTTCTACGAAAACTCTAATTAGGCCGTCGGTG
This sequence is a window from Spinacia oleracea cultivar Varoflay chromosome 1, BTI_SOV_V1, whole genome shotgun sequence. Protein-coding genes within it:
- the LOC110799502 gene encoding rhamnogalacturonan I rhamnosyltransferase 1-like, whose protein sequence is MVGIVEKKPKTQEFKVIMCKVEESSSELIRERKGANNGGNGGGGGGGGGEREWKMDIKLENILGDSSKVDKLRASMAANHRSRRLKQWAIRGFMTLFLWVCLLICTTMIDTWKPTVMKGWPISCFQNKGFDEPMNVVDVALPKIARPPKRVYKNNGYLMVSCNGGLNQMRAAICDMVAIARYLNVTLIVPELDKTSFWKDPSDFQDIFDVDHFINSLRDEVRILKELPPHMKSRIEEKPAHSLAPVSWSDLSYYNNQILPYFMKNKIVHLNKTDARLANNGLPLDIQKLRCKVNFQALKFTPQIEELGDRVVSILRKKGPFLVLHLRYEMDMLAFSGCTQGCTADEARNLTEMRYSYPWWKEKIIDSDAKRRDGLCPLTPEETALTLSALGIDRNIQIYIASGEIYGGKRRMASLASSFPNLVRKETLLEPSDLRFFQNHSSQMAALDYLVSLKSDIFVPTYDGNMARVVEGHRRYQDFKETISLDRKLLVQLIDEYSDGSLGWDEFSSAVKAAHADRMGSPHTRTVIPNKPKEEDYFYTNPYECLEQQQPDEALQIA